From a region of the Arachis ipaensis cultivar K30076 chromosome B09, Araip1.1, whole genome shotgun sequence genome:
- the LOC107618959 gene encoding protein PHOSPHATE STARVATION RESPONSE 1: MSSSFPVLPTSAAQASSINSNIRSVGHMFSTPADFPDDGVPFPTASEIHSTTQASQPLRQIDDVSWGADLFDNILLFPDNNNAPFQNDHTVYSAPYTSSDNPKAVDFEWVDPFMSDDDPLQLNWNQFVSDTNVAEPKPKESQLSIQQQVPPVEANGLPDSVSTAPQTKQRMRWTPELHEAFVEAVNQLGGSEKATPKGVLNLMRVEGLTIYHVKSHLQKYRTARYKPEPSEGAPEKKLTDSIEEMKPLDLKTSKGITEALRLQMELQKRLHEQLEIQRKLQIQIEDQGKRLQMMFEKQIEGSSSAPLSSTGLHTNENSEPQNDDNDKQEPGDEQLIAPPPKRVKSL, from the exons ATGTCTTCATCTTTTCCTGTTCTTCCTACATCTGCAGCGCAGGCTTCATCAATAAACTCCAACATCAGAAGTGTTGGTCACATGTTCTCAACCCCTGCTGATTTCCCTGATGATGGCGTGCCATTTCCCACCGCTTCCGAAATCCATTCAACAACACAAGCTTCTCAGCCGCTGCGACAAATTGATGATGTTTCCTGGGGAGCGGATCTGTTCGACAATATTCTTCTGTTTCCTGATAATAACAACGCTCCTTTCCAGAATGATCATACAGTATATAGTGCTCCATACACATCCAGTGATAATCCAAAGGCTGTTGATTTTGAGTGGGTTGATCCCTTCATGTCTGATGATGATCCTCTTCAGCTGAATTGGAACCAGTTTGTCAGTGATACCAATGTAGCAGAGCCAAAACCAAAG GAAAGTCAGTTATCAATACAGCAGCAAGTGCCACCTGTTGAAGCTAACGGTCTTCCAGACTCTGTCTCAACCGCACCCCAAACTAAGCAAAGAATGCGTTGGACTCCGGAGCTTCATGAGGCCTTTGTGGAGGCAGTGAATCAGCTTGGTGGTAGTGAGA AGGCTACTCCAAAGGGAGTCTTGAACCTAATGAGAGTTGAAGGCCTTACCATATATCATGTGAAAAGCCACCTTCAG AAATATAGAACTGCCCGATACAAACCTGAGCCATCAGAAG GAGCTCCTGAGAAAAAGTTGACGGATTCAATTGAAGAAATGAAGCCTCTAGACTTAAAAAC GAGTAAGGGGATAACTGAAGCATTGAGATTGCAGATGGAACTTCAAAAGCGGCTTCATGAACAACTTGAG ATACAAAGAAAGTTGCAGATTCAAATTGAAGACCAAGGGAAGCGTCTTCAGATGATGTTTGAGAAACAGATAGAGGGCTCGTCCTCTGCTCCACTATCAAGCACGGGGCTACATACAAATGAAAATTCAGAACCCCAGAACGACGACAATGATAAACAGGAACCCGGAGACGAGCAGTTGATTGCGCCTCCCCCAAAACGGGTTAAAAGTTTATGA